Proteins found in one Triticum aestivum cultivar Chinese Spring chromosome 4D, IWGSC CS RefSeq v2.1, whole genome shotgun sequence genomic segment:
- the LOC123096389 gene encoding CBS domain-containing protein CBSCBSPB3, protein MNSGATAAVAQNRRTRSRPPSAASSRKSDDPSAASANGNGKGPSKPTSPNHVAGERTVKKLRLSKALTIPEGTTVSEACRRMAARRVDAVLLTDVNGLLSGIVTDKDIATRVIAEGLRVEQTIISKIMTRSPHYVTADTLAIEALQKMVQGKFRHLPVVDNGEVIAMLDIAKCLYDAISRLEKAAEQGSALAAAVEGVERQFGSNFSAPSTLIETIRERMFKPSLSTVITESTKVAIVSPSDPVYVAAQKMRELRVNSVVITTGNLLQGIFTSKDVLMRVVAQNLSPELTLVEKVMTAHPDCATLDTSILDALHIMHDGKFLHIPVVDGDGRVVACLDVLQLTQAAISMAEGGSGAANDVANTMMQKFWDSALALEPPDEEFDSQSEISLVMPSEVGDGRSSIYPAVVGNSFAFKLQVKKGRMHRFTCGSESLDELMSSITQRLGTGGEKGPIQLLYDDDEGDRVLLTTDSDLAGAVLNAKSSGLKVLRLHIDNSDSSSEVKKQLPELVPPQKSLLTPVHYGLMAGAIALTGVVLVVYLKRSKV, encoded by the exons ATGAACTCCGGTGCGACAGCCGCCGTGGCGCAGAACCGACGCACGCGCAGCCGTCCGCCGTCGGCGGCCTCCTCCCGCAAGTCGGATGATCCCTCCGCCGCTTCCGCCAACGGAAACGGGAAGGGGCCCTCCAAGCCCACCTCTCCCAACCACGTCGC AGGGGAGAGGACGGTCAAGAAGCTGCGGCTGTCGAAGGCGCTGACGATCCCGGAGGGGACGACGGTATCAGAGGCGTGCCGGCGGATGGCGGCCAGGCGGGTCGACGCCGTGCTGCTCACCGACGTCAACGGCCTCCTCTCCGGCATTGTCACCGACAAG GACATAGCCACAAGGGTTATTGCTGAGGGGCTGCGGGTTGAGCAAACAATCATATCCAAGATCATGACACGCAGCCCTCATTATGTCACAGCTGACACACTTGCTATCGAGGCACTACAGAAAATGGTCCAAG GGAAATTTAGACACCTTCCTGTGGTTGATAATGGTGAGGTTATTGCCATGCTGGACATTGCAAAATGTCTCTATGATGCAATATCAAGACTGGAGAAGGCAGCAGAACAAGGAAGTGCACTTGCAGCTGCTGTAGAAGGGGTTGAGCGCCAATTCGGTAGCAACTTCTCAG CTCCTTCCACTTTAATAGAAACTATAAGAGAACGGATGTTTAAACCTTCTTTGTCAACCGTTATCACGGAAAGCACAAA AGTAGCGATTGTTTCTCCTTCAGATCCTgtttatgttgcagcccaaaaaatGCGTGAACTACGCGTTAATTCAGTGGTTATAACTACCGGAAATTTGCTGCAAGGGATCTTTAC CTCAAAGGATGTGCTTATGCGTGTTGTGGCACAAAATCTTTCTCCCGAATTAACTCTAGTAGAAAAG GTAATGACTGCACACCCTGATTGTGCTACATTGGACACGTCAATTCTGGACGCATTACATATAATGCATGATGGCAAATTCTTGCATATTCCTGttgttgatggag ATGGTAGAGTTGTTGCTTGTTTGGATGTTCTGCAACTTACCCAGGCAGCCATTTCTATG GCTGAAGGAGGTTCTGGAGCTGCAAATGATGTAGCAAACACAATGATGCAGAAGTTCTGGGACTCTGCTCTTGCTTTGGAGCCTCCAGATGAGGAATTTGATAGCCAGAG TGAAATATCCTTAGTGATGCCGTCAGAGGTCGGAGATGGCAGGAGTAGCATTTATCCTGCTGTTGTTGGCAATTCTTTTGCCTTCAAGCTTCAGGTCAAGAAGGGACGTATGCATAGATTTACATGCG GTTCTGAGAGTTTAGATGAACTTATGTCTTCTATAACACAAAGATTAGGCACTGGTGGTGAGAAGGGCCCAATTCAACTTCTG TATGACGATGATGAAGGCGATAGGGTGCTGCTTACTACAGATTCTGATCTTGCCGGTGCTGTTCTCAATGCCAAATCATCCGGATTGAAG GTCCTGAGGTTGCACATTGACAACTCGGATTCCAGTTCTGAAGTTAAAAAACAATTGCCGGAGCTGGTGCCTCCCCAAAAAAGTCTGTTGACGCCTGTTCATTACGGGCTAATGGCCGGCGCTATTGCCCTGACAGGCGTTGTGCTCGTGGTTTACTTGAAGCGCTCAAAAGTGTGA